A portion of the uncultured Fibrobacter sp. genome contains these proteins:
- a CDS encoding TolC family protein, translated as MPRHLAALSALALSIAVPQIWATTYTREEAVNIALEKSSDVKTAEEELVSANSQVEAGYGNALPTIDLNATVTRIFGLDDVKKTSDITDAATGMAGQQDDNGHPNANAFDQNVIGPAMDGLIYGMKAQGYRWQSSVGLTATQILYAQGKVGTGIEIAKAYKHVKEVNLENTKANVRYDVENAFDQLIYLDSAVTILYESKNLLQENLNFVEQSLKSGLATELDLIRVQLSMDQLNSRINSTEKSRVLARNALLNTMGMEWETDVQFKGDLRDPAAGFTYPDTAMSNVKKRRKELVMLEASEEMLNKNVSIEEGGYKPTIVLVGGLKYANNQNEFYKWDAPDWDKNINKYIALNLTMNLFNGMKTKEAVVQAKSNLRSTQIKKETAERGFRVQIESCANTLEDANSQIEIAKRQIDLAQRNYDLTNDAYKLGRETQLNLLSAENSLRTARLDYMQAIVNWNKAYNALLQATGEY; from the coding sequence ATGCCCAGGCATTTAGCAGCATTATCGGCCCTGGCGCTGAGCATCGCGGTTCCCCAGATTTGGGCCACGACTTATACGCGAGAAGAGGCTGTCAATATAGCACTCGAAAAGTCCTCGGACGTAAAAACAGCCGAAGAAGAACTCGTTTCGGCAAACTCCCAGGTGGAAGCCGGCTACGGCAACGCCCTCCCGACGATTGACCTCAACGCAACCGTCACCCGTATTTTCGGCCTAGATGATGTCAAAAAGACATCCGACATTACGGACGCCGCCACGGGAATGGCAGGCCAGCAGGACGACAACGGCCACCCGAACGCAAACGCCTTTGACCAAAACGTAATTGGCCCCGCCATGGACGGCCTCATTTACGGTATGAAGGCTCAGGGATACCGCTGGCAGTCATCGGTAGGCCTCACCGCCACCCAGATTCTTTACGCCCAGGGCAAGGTCGGCACGGGTATCGAAATCGCCAAAGCCTACAAGCACGTGAAAGAGGTAAACCTCGAAAATACCAAGGCGAACGTCCGCTACGACGTCGAAAACGCCTTTGACCAGCTCATCTACCTAGATTCTGCAGTCACCATCCTCTATGAATCGAAGAACTTGCTCCAGGAAAACCTGAACTTCGTGGAACAGTCGCTCAAGAGCGGCCTTGCCACCGAACTCGACCTGATTCGCGTGCAGCTTTCCATGGACCAGCTGAACTCTAGAATCAACAGCACCGAAAAGAGCCGCGTACTCGCCCGTAACGCCCTCCTGAACACCATGGGCATGGAATGGGAAACCGACGTGCAGTTCAAGGGTGACCTCCGTGACCCGGCAGCGGGCTTTACCTACCCCGACACCGCCATGTCGAACGTGAAAAAGCGCCGCAAGGAACTGGTGATGCTCGAAGCCTCCGAAGAAATGCTCAACAAGAATGTCTCGATTGAAGAAGGCGGCTACAAGCCGACGATCGTATTGGTCGGTGGTCTCAAGTACGCCAACAACCAGAACGAGTTCTACAAGTGGGACGCTCCGGATTGGGACAAGAACATTAACAAGTATATCGCCCTGAACCTCACCATGAACCTTTTCAACGGCATGAAAACCAAGGAAGCCGTGGTCCAGGCGAAGTCGAACCTGCGCAGCACCCAGATTAAGAAAGAAACAGCCGAACGCGGATTCCGCGTACAGATTGAGTCTTGCGCGAACACGCTCGAAGATGCCAACTCGCAGATTGAAATCGCGAAGCGCCAGATTGATCTTGCGCAACGAAATTACGACCTGACGAACGATGCCTACAAGCTCGGACGCGAAACGCAGCTGAACCTGCTCAGTGCAGAAAACAGCCTCCGCACCGCAAGGCTTGACTATATGCAGGCTATCGTGAATTGGAACAAGGCCTACAACGCGCTCCTTCAGGCCACCGGTGAATATTAA
- a CDS encoding YbaB/EbfC family nucleoid-associated protein, with protein sequence MDMSKMLRDLQKMQSKMMKAQSDLKAQSFEAEAGGGMVKVAMNGKGVVTMIKINPDAVDKDDVEALEDLLMAAINAAVKKKDEATQESISGITGGMKIPGLM encoded by the coding sequence ATGGATATGAGCAAAATGCTTCGCGATCTCCAGAAGATGCAGAGCAAGATGATGAAGGCACAGAGCGACCTCAAGGCACAGAGTTTCGAAGCCGAAGCCGGCGGCGGAATGGTGAAGGTCGCCATGAATGGCAAGGGCGTTGTCACCATGATCAAGATCAACCCCGATGCCGTTGACAAGGACGACGTAGAAGCTCTCGAAGACCTCCTGATGGCAGCCATCAACGCAGCCGTCAAGAAAAAGGACGAGGCTACGCAGGAAAGCATCAGCGGCATCACTGGTGGCATGAAAATCCCCGGACTGATGTAA
- the gatA gene encoding Asp-tRNA(Asn)/Glu-tRNA(Gln) amidotransferase subunit GatA → MLTIEELQAKLAGGATAVSLAEESLAKIESTKNLNAYISVLNERALQKAAESDKRRAEGKALSALDGIPVAVKDNMCIEGTRTTAASKILENFVAPYTATAIEKLEAAGAVIVGKTNMDEFAMGSSNETSYFGKVVNPLDETRVPGGSSGGSAVAVASGTVACALGSDTGGSIRQPAACTGVVGLKPTYGRVSRYGLLAYASSLDQIGPFGATVKDTATLLGAICGIDPHDNTTSTRPTEDFTAKLNAGVKGKVIGVPKEYFGEGLDAECKAAIEGMLKKLEAEGATLKEISLPHISYAVSSYYIIATAEASSNLSRYDGVRYGYRSKEARKLFDLYAKSRSEGFGKEVQRRILLGSYVLSAGFYDAYYVQAQKVRRLITDDFNKAFESCDVIASPTMPGLPLKCGMNESDPMAVYLSDIYTVSLNLSGLPGVSVPCGMAGGLPVGLQWIGKPFMEADLLSVAAATEKLAK, encoded by the coding sequence ATGCTCACTATTGAAGAACTCCAAGCTAAGCTCGCTGGCGGCGCAACAGCCGTTTCGCTCGCCGAAGAATCGCTTGCAAAGATTGAATCTACCAAGAATTTGAACGCCTACATTAGCGTATTGAACGAACGCGCCTTGCAGAAGGCAGCAGAATCGGACAAGCGCCGCGCCGAAGGCAAGGCACTCAGCGCTCTCGACGGTATTCCCGTTGCCGTGAAGGACAACATGTGCATCGAGGGCACGCGCACTACCGCCGCCTCCAAGATTCTTGAAAACTTTGTCGCCCCCTACACCGCGACCGCTATCGAAAAGCTCGAGGCCGCCGGTGCAGTTATCGTCGGAAAGACGAACATGGACGAATTCGCCATGGGTTCGAGCAACGAGACCTCCTACTTCGGTAAGGTCGTGAATCCGCTCGACGAAACCCGCGTTCCGGGTGGTTCCAGTGGCGGTTCGGCCGTGGCCGTGGCCAGTGGCACGGTCGCCTGTGCGCTCGGCTCCGACACCGGTGGTTCTATTCGTCAGCCCGCCGCCTGCACAGGCGTTGTGGGCCTCAAGCCCACCTACGGCCGCGTATCCCGTTACGGCCTGTTGGCTTACGCAAGCTCTTTGGACCAAATTGGTCCCTTCGGCGCAACCGTTAAGGATACCGCAACCCTCCTCGGTGCAATCTGCGGCATCGACCCGCACGACAACACCACCAGCACTCGCCCGACCGAAGACTTTACCGCCAAGCTCAATGCCGGCGTGAAGGGCAAGGTAATCGGCGTTCCCAAGGAATACTTTGGCGAAGGTCTCGACGCAGAATGCAAGGCCGCTATCGAAGGCATGCTGAAAAAGCTCGAAGCCGAAGGCGCCACCCTCAAGGAAATCAGCCTTCCGCACATCAGCTACGCTGTGTCCAGCTACTACATCATTGCAACCGCCGAAGCAAGTTCGAACCTTTCCCGCTACGATGGAGTTCGTTACGGCTACCGCAGCAAGGAAGCCCGCAAGCTCTTCGACCTGTACGCCAAGTCCCGCAGCGAAGGTTTCGGCAAGGAAGTCCAGCGCCGTATTCTCCTCGGCAGCTACGTGCTTTCTGCAGGTTTCTACGATGCCTACTACGTGCAGGCCCAGAAGGTCCGTCGCTTGATTACCGACGACTTCAACAAGGCATTCGAAAGCTGCGACGTGATCGCAAGCCCCACGATGCCGGGGCTGCCGCTCAAGTGCGGCATGAACGAATCCGACCCGATGGCCGTTTACCTCAGCGACATCTACACCGTAAGCCTGAACCTTTCCGGCTTACCGGGCGTGAGCGTGCCGTGTGGCATGGCCGGCGGACTCCCCGTGGGTCTCCAGTGGATCGGCAAGCCGTTTATGGAAGCCGACCTGCTCAGCGTCGCCGCTGCTACGGAAAAGCTTGCCAAGTGA
- a CDS encoding DUF4321 domain-containing protein codes for MNRKNTFGRLLLFIVLGLIIGGILGECLGVLFGQLGELMNAGGYNNVVHNFFVSSFNLNIGFGDKPEPVVLDLYLVKFALGFGIKLNVVSVIGMIIGIYIMKWSGER; via the coding sequence ATGAATCGCAAGAATACATTTGGCCGTTTATTGCTGTTTATTGTATTGGGCCTGATTATCGGCGGAATCCTGGGCGAATGCCTCGGTGTGCTGTTCGGTCAGCTCGGTGAATTGATGAATGCGGGTGGATACAACAACGTGGTCCACAATTTCTTCGTGTCGTCATTCAACTTAAACATCGGTTTTGGCGACAAGCCTGAACCCGTAGTCCTTGACCTCTACCTCGTCAAGTTTGCCCTTGGCTTTGGCATCAAGCTGAACGTGGTTAGCGTCATCGGCATGATTATCGGCATCTACATTATGAAATGGTCCGGAGAAAGGTAA